From the Falco biarmicus isolate bFalBia1 chromosome 19, bFalBia1.pri, whole genome shotgun sequence genome, one window contains:
- the CSRNP2 gene encoding LOW QUALITY PROTEIN: cysteine/serine-rich nuclear protein 2 (The sequence of the model RefSeq protein was modified relative to this genomic sequence to represent the inferred CDS: deleted 1 base in 1 codon), giving the protein MDAIASAGLKRKFEDADVGSPGSNSDDEISNSDSADSCDSVNPASSTGFIPTSILKRQKQLRRKNVRFDQVTVYYFARRQGFTSVPSQGGSSLGMAQRHNSVRRYTLCEFAQEQEVNHREILREHLKEEKLHAKKMKLTKNGTVESEEAAGLTLEDVSDDDIDVENVEVDDYFFLQPLPTKRRRALLRASGVHRIDAEEKQELRAIRLSREECGCDCRLYCDPEACACSQAGIKCQVDRMSFPCGCSRDGCGNMAGRIEFNPIRVRTHYLHTIMKLELENKRQGGRPPAPEEDAAAAAAPGSAGDWLGPQPAETQDFQEFMAENETAVMHLQTAEELERLKAEEDSSNGSGVESLGVCILEEPLAVPEGLCPALAAPILIQAQLPPGSSVLCFADGPEQAASPVGNQPYLNDGPVVYYQVEQRPALGAKGESSAAEPPAPAPCPGDKDLGGPPGPPVTCSRAAATQGEAAKNPPSSPEDAPAPRRAPSPSPPAPERAHEPPPAEEPPLGPVLPV; this is encoded by the exons ATGGATGCGATCGCCAGCGCCGGGCTCAAGAGGAAGTTTGAGGATGCGGACGTGGGCTCGCCGGGCTCCAACTCGGACGACGAGATCTCCAACAGCGACAGCGCCGACAGCTGCGACAGCGTCAACCCCGCCAGCTCCACCGGCTTCATCC ccacctcCATCCTGAAGCGGCAGAAGCAGCTCCGCAGGAAGAATGTCCGCTTCGACCAAGTGACCGTCTACTACTTCGCCCGGCGCCAGGGCTTCACCAGCGTGCCCAGCCAGGGCGGCAGCTCCCTGGGCATGGCCCAGCGCCACAACTCCGTGCGCCGCTACACGCTCTGCGAGTTCGCCCAGGAGCAGGAGGTGAACCACCGGGAGATCCTGCGGGAGCACCTCAAGGAGGAGAAACTCCACGCCAAGAAGATGAAG CTCACCAAGAACGGCACGGTGGAGTcggaggaggcggcggggctGACGCTGGAGGACGTCTCGGACGACGACATCGACGTGGAGAACGTGGAGGTGGATGACTACTTCTTCCTGCAGCCGCTGCCCACCAAGCGACGCCGCGCGCTGCTCCGGGCCTCGGGCGTCCACCGCATCGACGCggaggagaagcaggagctgcGCGCCATCCGCCTGTCCCGCGAGGAGTGCGGCTGCGACTGCCGCCTCTACTGCGACCCCGAGGCCTGCGCCTGCAGCCAGGCGGGCATCAAGTGCCAG GTGGATCGCATGTCCTTCCCCTGCGGCTGCTCCCGGGACGGTTGC GGTAACATGGCCGGTCGGATCGAATTCAATCCCATCCGGGTGCGGACTCACTACCTCCACACCATCATGAAGCTGGAGCTGGAGAACAAGCGCCAGGGCGGGCGGCCACCGGCGCCGGAGGAGGATGCGGCCGCCGCGGCTGCTCCCGGCTCCGCTGGCGACTGGCTGGGGCCGCAGCCGGCCGAAACGCAGGACTTCCAGGAATTCATGGCGGAGAACGAGACGGCCGTCATGCACCTGCAAACGGCGGAGGAGCTGGAGAGGCTGAAGGCTGAGGAAGATTCCAGCAACGGCTCCGGCGTGGAGAGCTTGGGCGTTTGCATCCTGGAGGAGCCGCTGGCCGTGCCGGAGGGGTTGTGCCCGGCTCTGGCCGCCCCCATCCTCATCCAAGCCCAGTTGCCTCCAGGCTCGTCCGTCCTCTGCTTCGCCGACGGCCCGGAGCAGGCGGCCTCGCCGGTGGGCAACCAGCCCTACTTGAACGATGGCCCCGTGGTCTACTACCAGGTGGAGCAGCGGCCGGCGCTGGGCGCCAAGGGCGAGAGCAGCGCGGCGGAGCCGCCGGCACcggccccctgccccggcgaCAAGGACCTGggcggcccccccggcccccccgtGACTTGCAGCCGAGCCGCCGCCACCCAGGGGGAAGCAGCCAAAAATCCTCCGTCGTCCCCAGAGGATgcgcccgctccccgccgcgccccctccccgTCCCCCCCGGCGCCGGAGCGGGCGCATGAGCCGCCCCCCGCCGAGGAGCCCCCGCTGGGGCCCGTCCTGCCCGTGTGA